The region CAGGACTTGGTGTGGATAACAAATCCATGTTCTCATCCGGGTTCATATTTGAGTCAAAATTTCGAACGTCCACTTCAGCCAGTTTCCTAACTGGAGAACTCAGCTTAACTTCTTCAGGTTTTGACACATTTTCTGGGCTTTCATTGCTTTGAGTGTGCTTGTCATTTTCCTCCAACATGTCAGAATCATCTTCAAACTTGACATGTGAAGTCATCTCTTGATCTACTGCTCTACTTCCACAACGACCCCTTCCTCTGCCACTGTTATGTCCAGAATCTGGCTGTGCAACtacaaagcaaaaaaaaaaattattcagaTAATATTTAACATCAACTAGTTGTCAGGCTCTTTATAGCACCACATCACACAGAAATTCCACATTAGGTGCTAGTGCTAATTttatagattcttcaattgcaATAATTTTTTGTCTAATACAAGTATCCCCATATTGGAGGTAACCTTCTTTGAGTCAGTAACATCTACATCCCAGTGGGCTAGCTCTCCTAGGTGAGTTTTTTCATACACCAGACTCAATCCTGAGACATGAATCAAACATGCATCCTCCTATTGATAATTACAACAATTTCTAACAAAACTGATCAGAAAACCAGATAATTTATCCTCCAATTAGTATGAATTAAGTTGAAATAGGGATAGCCTTACAGACTTACAAAAATGGCACTTGCATTCAGAAGTCACTAGTGAACTTCCCAAATAGGTCAAGTAAAAAATTCATGTTTGGAAAAAAGGTAGGTACGAAAGACTACttacaaaattaaataaataggcATCTTAGCCACCATTTGTGAAAAAGAAATCTTTGGTTACAATTTCTAATGCTTTCGAAGCAACCAAATGATGATGTGACAAATTAAAATATGGTTATGTGCTTCATAAAGTTTCTTTCCTTTGTAAATTAAATACTACTCCCTAAATGTCACAGAGAATCTAAGTGATCGAGGAGTAAGCTCAGTCAACCGTGCAAGCAAATTAAATAAAGAAGCATCGAGAACAAAGCAAGCTAAGTATCATCCAGATATATATAAAACTTAATATACTCTGAAAACGCCCCAAATGTCTCAAAAAATAATAcaatatttcaataaaaataatatcaCCATCTAGGTGAGGAGAAACCTAAGTCACAGTGGATTCTAACATATTTGAATCTGTGAGAgatatttccaaaatatataaaaaatttgcACCTGTTGGGATTCGAACTCATGACCCGTGACTCTATGGGAAGAGGCGC is a window of Lotus japonicus ecotype B-129 chromosome 5, LjGifu_v1.2 DNA encoding:
- the LOC130720224 gene encoding uncharacterized protein LOC130720224 — encoded protein: MTSHVKFEDDSDMLEENDKHTQSNESPENVSKPEEVKLSSPVRKLAEVDVRNFDSNMNPDENMDLLSTPSPVSTSSSAKSVPEEKQEEPPGCSLSDVEKMTIDPIQLANLNRRIHEDVEDYDEV